DNA from Halobacteriovoraceae bacterium:
CAATTACCCTGAAGATTACTTAGCACTAAGTTTTGGAATAGGGGCAAAATATTATCTAGCAAGCGGTTGGGGCGCTCGTGCTTTTTTTGATTATTATAGGAGAGGAGAGGCCATTGATGATTCAGTCGAGGAATATACCTACGAAAAGTATGTACAAGGATTTAGATGGCAAATCGGAGTATCTTATAGGTTTTAATTTTATTCGCATTTAAAAATTTTTTCTCATATCATCACCTCCATCTCTCCAACCTGGCCAACCATAGCAAACATATCCATTGTTTGTACAAGAGCTTCCGACTGTAGGTTCACTCCCGCATGAAGGAACAGGCCAGCGAATTCCATAGGACTGTTGTAAATCAAGTTGGCCTTGTTGAATGTTTAGTGTTGTAATATATTTCCATTTTGGACATGGATCTCCATATCTAATTCCACCAATTTTTTCATGCCAATGCATTGCTTGACATGTCCATGTGGAATTTGTTGGATTTTTTAAACTAGCTGTTCCAGGTATAGTCATAAGTGCATTGTTTAGCCAAGTATCGTCTATAAATGGCAGATTTTCTATTCGAAGTGAAGATGCAATATTTGTACAATTTGGACCACCATAAAAATTTATATTCACTGGAAGATCATCAAATGAGATGGAAGTGTTAAATTCAACTTTCTTACAACCATAATAAGCAATATTGCATCTTTCAGTACACTGACTATCACATGCTGGAACGCAAGTTGGAGTGCAATCAACTGGGCCAGTACAGTTTGCACCAGTCATACTATGAGAAAAATCGCCCGAATTATGTCCAAAAGAGTCAAAGGACAATAGTATTATGACAAATACTAGAGTAAAACAAATGCTCAAATTTGATTTATTTAGATTCAATTTTATTAAGTCTCCATTGGATTTCATCAATCTTTCTGGAATTATCATCAATTTGCTTTTGCTGCTCTTTAATTGCTTCAACTAATGCGCCTATAAGTCCTAAGTAATTTACTGTTAGTACACCTTTTTCATTTTCAATAACTAACTCTGGATAAACTTTTCTTACTTCCTGTGCGATTACTCCCATACTAGGTTCATCACCATCTTTCCAATTGAATTTTACTCCCCTGATTTTCATCAAGGCCTCAACTGCATTTTTTATAGGTCTGATATCAGTTTTTAAACTTTCATCAGATGTTGCTTGTATTAAACGACCAGTAATGATTCCAAGTGAAGGAGCAGAACCAGTTACGCTAATATTTCCGTTAGTTACACTTAAACTATTGTTATTAATACCTACAGCTCCATCGATAGAGACATTTCCACCAGATATGAACACGCTATCATTTACTGTTAATGTTTTATTAACCGTGAGCGTTTTTTCGATGGTGGCGTCTTTGTTTACCAGTAGACTTGCAGTTACAGCAAACTTTTCGGTATCGACATCTTGAAAGTTTGTCGTAATATTTCCGGCATCTAGATATAAACCGTATACGAAAGAAGAATACTTACTCCCTCCAGCAGAAAGGTCAGCTAGATTTCCTCCAATTCCGAAGCTACTGCTTGCATCGTTAAATGCATAAATTGATCCACTTGCACCTAGGTGGGCATTTACACCATTTGTTCCGTAAATGTAGAAACTATCTCCACCAGGTATCATTGCTCCGATCTGGGTAGTTCCCCCACAATTAGTAGCTGAACACCATCCGATTCCTACAACAGCGTTTGCTGGCACACCCCAAGCATTTCCATCCTCAAGCATTTTTCCATATTCACCAAAACCTATCATCATTGAAGGATCAAAATTAGTATAAAGATTTCCAGAAGCTGAAAGGCCAACAGGCGTACCATTGCTCCCATAAAGATTAAATACTCGCCCAGCACCACCTGGCATAGCAACACCAAAGTGAGTTGTAGATCCAGGAGCAGAACACCATCCAGTTGAACCTGTGTCACACCACCCTATGGCAAAAATATCTTCTAGAGGCATACCTTTTTTTGTTGCATAGGCAATCATATCGGAATATTCACCTATTCCAATAGTGATATCATTTCCTGTTCCTGTTGTATGGCTTCCTCCTCCCGCATATAAGTTACCAGCACTAGTGAGTTGAGGAGCAGTTAACGAGTTTACAGTCACCATGGTAACATCTAACATCTCAATACCACCCAATTTGAAGCTAAGATTAGGTATGATGCTGTTTCCTTCAGAGATTGATTCTATGGCCCAAACTCCCGTTGCAGCTCGATCAAAATTACCTGTACTAGCATAATCCGAGGCAAGATATAATCCTGCGTTTGCTTGGCCACTAGATGACTCACCATTTCGGGAAATCACCAAAGTGGCCGTGTCACTTTCTTTGTGGACATGCAGTGATTCATTTTGCCCAGGTTTGGCAGTTCCAATTCCAATAACTCCACCCTGGTAATACGCACCCAAGTATCCATTTGTATATTGAAATACACTATTAGAACTTATCGCACTGGCGACACATGTTGATATATTGTTACTTGAGTCTAGCCTGGCCGTTAGCGTGATGAATTTGTAAAATTCCTTTGTTCCAAATGATTGCGCAGTTCTTTCTAACTGCAAATAATACTTAAGATGCACCAAAGAATCAGTTGATCCTGTGTTATTAAAAAGTACATGCTTCTTAACCATTCCCATTTTTTTTAAAATAAATTTTGAAGTTTTAAATTCTTGTCCAGAATAATATCTTGGGGGACTTGTGTTTAGAAGAACTGGGGTACCTGAACTATTGTCAACCTTATATAAGGCACTAACTTCGGCCAGACTTGAGGTATCCTCAAGCTCATCCATACTATCGGTAGGACCTAGTTGACTTGACTGAAGAGAAATAACACTTAGATTACTACTGCATACATCTTCATCTGAAAGAAAGCTAATTACTTCCCCGATAAGACCTGCTGCTTCTGTATTTTGCACAACACTATTGCTTGATTTTTGGGCCTGATTAACTACTGATGTAACTATCATACCAATTGAAGTGGCAATGCCCATCGCAATCATAACCTCAACGAGGCTAAAGCCTTTTTTATTTTTAGGAATCAATTGCTGTTTTTGTTTTTCCATATCAATTATTATAACCTAGAGCAGTACGCAGCCAATCTCATTTTTTCGAAACAATGCAGTACTTTTGGAGATAATTCCTAAATAACTAATAGTTATGGAATTATCCTTAAGATTCATTTTTCTCAAAATGGAGAAGTCTTCTTTGTATTTTTGTTGGCAGTATTTTAAGTCGTTTTTTTCAACAAAATAACAGGAACAAACTTCTTTTGCGATAAAAGAAGTTGAGACAGTTAGGATGCCATTTTTGTTATAGTTTAATGAATATGAATTTTGCGAAAATAACAAAAAAATTAAGAGTAACTTTTTGTTCATTTTATTTCCCTCGCAAAATTCACAACAGAACGAGTAAAGTGATTTAAATCGATAGACTGATTGCGATCGTTTCCAAAACGAACTATGACCATTGATTGAGTTGGATCAATGATGAGAAGTTGACCCCAATGACCTCTGGCCGCAATGGTTTTTGATGACAAGGCCGGCCAAGGTTTAGGAATATTTTTTTCTCTAATTTCTTGATTCAGCCACCAATGATGACCTGGAATGTCATTAATATCTTGTCTCTCAGGATTTTCTTTAAAAGCTGAGACGATTTGAGTTGAAAATTTGATCCATTCATTTGAAACAATTTGTTGGTTTTCATACTGTCCATTATTTAAGAAGAGTAAACCTATTTTGGCCAAGTCTCTTGCTGTCATATATAAGTATGATGAACCGATATAAACCCCATTGCGATCAGTTTCAAATGTGACATTTGTAATACCCATAGGTTTAAAGAGCAAATCAAATGGATAGAGTGGTTTGTCATAATAGACTTTAGATAGAACAGCTGAAAGTAAATTAGTATCTCCACTAGAGTAGTACCAACGAGTACCAGGATTGGAAATGACAGGGTGTGAGAGAATAAAAGGTGTCACGCCACTTTTATTTTCTGTGTAAAGCATCGCAATAACAGAAGATTCTTTTATAGAATTTTCATAGGTTTCAGACCAATTTAGTCCAGAAGTCCATTCCAATAGATGCTTTACCTTAATATTACACTTTCTAGTATCTATGTTTGTGAAATAATTGCAAAGACTATCTGACAAGGATACTCGGCGTTCATCGATTGCAATTCCTAGTAAAATTTGAAGTATACTTTTTGATACTGACCATAAGAGATGCTTTTTAGATTGATTAAACGGGGAGTTGTAATGCTCAAAAATTATTTTATTATTCTTAATAATCAGTAGTGCATCTGATTGAAATTTTCCCCCCGAGATGTAATTGCTTAAGGGATCACTTTTTGCAAAAAGGAGATGAGGCAATATTAAAATAATAAAGAATAGTTTTTTCATTCTAAAATTCTAATAAAAAATCTTTTATGTTGCCAAATCTTTGTTATCATATACCTATGATTATTTTATGGAAACGTAGGAAATTATCCAAAGGTTATTCTGTAGCGGAAGTTTCAGTCGCCCTTGCTGTTGTAGCAGCAGTTGCTATCGCTGCAATCAAGATTGTCGGAGAAAAATACACAGGTAAGACCGGTCGTGCCGACAAGATTATCACAACGACGGTCAGGTATATGAGAGATCAATTGCAGCATCCACAGTCATGTAAAATTACTTTTGGTGGAGTAAAAATCAAGGGAAGCACCAAAAGTTTCGAAGCAATTATGACCCAAAATGGTGTTGCCCAGTTTCGAGCTGGTAATAAAATTTCAAATAACCATAGGCTTGAATATATTCAATTGCGATATATCGATACTTTATTAGATGGAAGAGAAGCCTATATGCTTAAAATACTTTTTAAATATACAAAAAAAGTTAATTCAGACTTAGATTTTGTTTACAGAACTATAGTTTATGCTCAAACAGACAATCAGGGAAAAGTTAGTGCTTGTAATTTAGGACAAGCAATGGCGATTTGAGGAGTATATGGAAAATAATCAACATCATCCTAGGAAGGTATTATTAATCAATCCAAAATTTCAATATAGTATAATTAGATTTATGTTTATTCTTATGATTTTGGTCATCATCATTTTCACTCTCATAGGAACTTGGCAATTTCGTCCACTTCTTACTGAACTACAAAACCTAGACTTAGATCAAACTCACCCTATATCAACTGCCTTAGAGAGATTTTATTTTATGATTGGTCTTTCTTTTGGACTGGGAACCCTGGCCTTTAGTTGTATCTTTTTCGTCGCCGGCCTTATTATTTCACATAAGATTGCAGGCCCTCTGTTTAATCTTAAGCGTCATTTGAAAGAAATTCGCGAGAGTGGTGAGTATAAAGAAGTTAAGTTTAGGAAAAAAGACTATTTTCATGACCTTCAGGACGAGATAAACGAATTTATTTCGCATATAAAAAAATAATCCTCTACTTCAAATAATAATTTCATCTCCTTATATTGACTTGACCCAGAAATTGAACTAGAAAGTGAGAATTCAATTTTTAAATATGAGGAGAATAGTCCATGATTAAAATTAGGCTAGCACGCGGAGGAAGAATCCATAAACCTATTTATACTATCGTTGCTGCAGATGCTAGATCGCCAAGAGATGGGAAATTTCTTGAGAGACTAGGTCAATATAATCCTAATAGTGAAAACGCACTTGTAGATATTAAGGTTGACAAGATTAAAGCATGGGTTGAAAAAGGTGCTGTCCTTTCAAGTACAGTAAATTCATTGTTCAAAAAAAATGATATTCAACTTTCATAATTGAGCAAATCCAACTATACTAATTTTTAGATAATGTTTATTTTTGAATAGCAAGTGAGAGAGGTTGAAGAGATGAGCGAACTACAGGATTTGATTAAATATGTAAGTAAAGCACTTGTTGATATGCCTGAAGAGGTTGAGGTGCGTGAAGTTAACGGTGAACAAACTACTGTCATCGAACTTAAGGTTGATAAGTCTGATCTAGGTAAAGTAATTGGGAAACAAGGACGAACTGCTCGCGCTCTTCGTACAATTCTAAATGCCGCGTCTACAAAATTGAAAAAGAGATCAGTCCTAGAGATTATTGAGTAATTCTATTTCGATTTATTTTCAGATAGATAAAAAAGGATCCTAAAGAGGATCCTTTTTT
Protein-coding regions in this window:
- a CDS encoding tail fiber domain-containing protein gives rise to the protein MEKQKQQLIPKNKKGFSLVEVMIAMGIATSIGMIVTSVVNQAQKSSNSVVQNTEAAGLIGEVISFLSDEDVCSSNLSVISLQSSQLGPTDSMDELEDTSSLAEVSALYKVDNSSGTPVLLNTSPPRYYSGQEFKTSKFILKKMGMVKKHVLFNNTGSTDSLVHLKYYLQLERTAQSFGTKEFYKFITLTARLDSSNNISTCVASAISSNSVFQYTNGYLGAYYQGGVIGIGTAKPGQNESLHVHKESDTATLVISRNGESSSGQANAGLYLASDYASTGNFDRAATGVWAIESISEGNSIIPNLSFKLGGIEMLDVTMVTVNSLTAPQLTSAGNLYAGGGSHTTGTGNDITIGIGEYSDMIAYATKKGMPLEDIFAIGWCDTGSTGWCSAPGSTTHFGVAMPGGAGRVFNLYGSNGTPVGLSASGNLYTNFDPSMMIGFGEYGKMLEDGNAWGVPANAVVGIGWCSATNCGGTTQIGAMIPGGDSFYIYGTNGVNAHLGASGSIYAFNDASSSFGIGGNLADLSAGGSKYSSFVYGLYLDAGNITTNFQDVDTEKFAVTASLLVNKDATIEKTLTVNKTLTVNDSVFISGGNVSIDGAVGINNNSLSVTNGNISVTGSAPSLGIITGRLIQATSDESLKTDIRPIKNAVEALMKIRGVKFNWKDGDEPSMGVIAQEVRKVYPELVIENEKGVLTVNYLGLIGALVEAIKEQQKQIDDNSRKIDEIQWRLNKIESK
- a CDS encoding serine hydrolase — encoded protein: MKKLFFIILILPHLLFAKSDPLSNYISGGKFQSDALLIIKNNKIIFEHYNSPFNQSKKHLLWSVSKSILQILLGIAIDERRVSLSDSLCNYFTNIDTRKCNIKVKHLLEWTSGLNWSETYENSIKESSVIAMLYTENKSGVTPFILSHPVISNPGTRWYYSSGDTNLLSAVLSKVYYDKPLYPFDLLFKPMGITNVTFETDRNGVYIGSSYLYMTARDLAKIGLLFLNNGQYENQQIVSNEWIKFSTQIVSAFKENPERQDINDIPGHHWWLNQEIREKNIPKPWPALSSKTIAARGHWGQLLIIDPTQSMVIVRFGNDRNQSIDLNHFTRSVVNFAREIK
- the rpsP gene encoding 30S ribosomal protein S16 — encoded protein: MIKIRLARGGRIHKPIYTIVAADARSPRDGKFLERLGQYNPNSENALVDIKVDKIKAWVEKGAVLSSTVNSLFKKNDIQLS
- a CDS encoding KH domain-containing protein is translated as MSELQDLIKYVSKALVDMPEEVEVREVNGEQTTVIELKVDKSDLGKVIGKQGRTARALRTILNAASTKLKKRSVLEIIE